The following DNA comes from Candidatus Desulfatibia profunda.
GAGAAAAAAGGCGGATTAAGTCAAAAATCGCTTTCGGCCGTCGCTGCCGAAAGCGGCTCACTTTATTATTATAAAAACAGCAGAATTTCTTTGAAAACGTTTAATGGTCAACCGATGGTTAATCATCCATGGCAAGGAAAACCGAAAAAGCCCGCGGGCGATCTGCAGCATCAGAGATCGGGACAATCCGCAAAGACTGGCAAGGCCGCATCAAGGTCGCGCTGGTGTATCCCAACAGCTATCATGTCGGCATGTCCAACCTCGGTTTTCAGACCGTCTACGGACAGCTCAATGCCATCGAGCACGTGGTCTGTGAACGCTCTTTCCTGCCGGATGACAGCGACCCGCAAACCGGTCGTTTAACGACCCTGGAATCGGGCAGGCCTTGTTCCGATTTTGATATTATCGCCTTTTCGGTTTCATTTGAAAATGACTTCCCCCATCTTCTGACGATTCTCGAAAAGGCAGGACTCCCCCTGCGATCCAGCGACCGAGGAAGCCCCCACCCGCTGGTCATCGCAGGGGGCGTTTCTTTTTTTTCAAACCCGGAACCGGTAGCCGCATTTATCGATTGCTTCCTGATCGGGGAATCCGAAAGCCTGTTGCCCCGCTTCTTTGACACCGTTTCCTTTGATTTGCTCACCGGTGATAGGAACTCTTGCCTTAAGACCCTGGCCGCAAGCGTCCCGGGGGTCTATGTGTCGGCCCTTTACCGAACAACCTACAACCCGGACGGAACCCTGCAGGCCTTTGATCCCCTGGCCGACGTCCCGTCAACAATCGAGCGCCAGTATGTCAAGGATATCTCCGCTACGGCCACCTGCAGCACGATTTTAACGGCGGATACATCCTTTGACCGCAAATTTTTGATCGAGGTCAGCCGCGGATGCCCGCACGGCTGCCGTTTTTGCAGCACCGGATTTATATACCGTCCGCCAAGATTCCGGCCCCTTGAACTCCTTGACCAATGCCTGACAACCGGCGGCTCGATGTGTGACCAGATCGGTCTGGTCGGTGCCGCGATCTCCGATCTTCCGGATATCGACAAACTCTGTACCCGGACACTGCAAGCCGATACGCAGCTATCGTTCAGCTCTTTAAGAGCGGATGCCTTCACGCCTGAACTGCTGGGCGTACTCAGCCAGAGCAAGGTCAAAACAGCCACGATTGCGCCGGATGCAGGCTCCGAGCGGATGCGCACGGTCATCAACAAGGGCATTACCACAGAAGACATCCTCAATGCCGCTGAAACCCTGGTGGCAAACGGTATCCCCAACTTAAAGCTCTATTTCATGATCGGCCTCCCGACCGAAACCATGGAAGACGTCGACGCCATTGTTGAACTGTGCAAACAGATCAAACACCGTTTTTTAAAATCCAGCAGAACCCGAAAACGCATCGGAGAGATCACCGTAAGCTTAAGTTCGTTTGTCCCCAAACCACATACTCCCTTTCAATGGGCCGCCATGGACGACGTGCGCACCCTGAAAGCTAAGATCAAGCGCGTAAAGAACGGCCTCAAACGAACCGCCAACGTGCGGGTCCATGCGGACATCCCCCGCTGGGCTTACATTCAGGGCCTTTTCTCACGCGGCGACCGCAAGGTTTCCCAAATATTGCTGCTGGCGCATCAACTTCAGGGCAACTGGCCCCAAACCTTTAAGGCCACGCCGCTGAATCCTGATTTTTATGTATGCCGTGAGCGCCCCCTGGAAGAGTTGCTTCCCTGGGATTTTATCGACCAGGGCCTTTATAAGTCGTTTTTGGCGCGGGAGTACAAGCGCGCCCTTGAAGGCAAACCCTCTCCGCCCTGCCCCATGGACGACTGCACCGTCTGCGGCGTCTGCCGATAAAAAAGCGTACCGGCGCATTCACTGTCCTTGCTGTCCCGGTGGTGATAGCGCTGCTTGAAAGATCGGGGTTTTGGAGTGGTCTATTTGATCTTCGATGATCTTCCAATCTTTTTCTTTTCGCAGAACCAGACTCTTGGTGGATACTCCTGACGAAGAAGAATCATAAGAAAAGTTTTTTAAATTTTTCTCTTAATTTTCGAACACTTCTTGAATTCTTGATTTTTTTCCTATCAACCTTAAAAAGTACTTGAAAGCTTCTGGGCATTATGATACCGGTGTTCCTTGGTTTTTTCGCGCCCACTTTTTACAATTTGTCGTTGAAAGGAACTATTTAAAATGTCTCCACAAAAAGAACTGAAGCTGGCTTATGGTTTGGCGATCGTCCTGTTGATTGTGGGTGTTATAGGTTACGCGGCCGCTCCTGCAAAAACGCCGGATAAACCGATACGGATCATGTACAAAACAGTTGCAGGAAAGGTTTTATTCGATCACAAAACCCATATTGCCGAGTCAGGTTACAGCCTTGCCTGCAAAGACTGCCACCATCATCCCGAAGGATCGGAAGATGAAGGTGAGGAAGCAGAAATTCAGCCCTGCAACTATTGTCACCAAGCGCTTGCAGAAGGTGAAACCTTCCCGAAAACCTGTCTGGACTGCCATGAG
Coding sequences within:
- a CDS encoding radical SAM protein; this translates as MARKTEKARGRSAASEIGTIRKDWQGRIKVALVYPNSYHVGMSNLGFQTVYGQLNAIEHVVCERSFLPDDSDPQTGRLTTLESGRPCSDFDIIAFSVSFENDFPHLLTILEKAGLPLRSSDRGSPHPLVIAGGVSFFSNPEPVAAFIDCFLIGESESLLPRFFDTVSFDLLTGDRNSCLKTLAASVPGVYVSALYRTTYNPDGTLQAFDPLADVPSTIERQYVKDISATATCSTILTADTSFDRKFLIEVSRGCPHGCRFCSTGFIYRPPRFRPLELLDQCLTTGGSMCDQIGLVGAAISDLPDIDKLCTRTLQADTQLSFSSLRADAFTPELLGVLSQSKVKTATIAPDAGSERMRTVINKGITTEDILNAAETLVANGIPNLKLYFMIGLPTETMEDVDAIVELCKQIKHRFLKSSRTRKRIGEITVSLSSFVPKPHTPFQWAAMDDVRTLKAKIKRVKNGLKRTANVRVHADIPRWAYIQGLFSRGDRKVSQILLLAHQLQGNWPQTFKATPLNPDFYVCRERPLEELLPWDFIDQGLYKSFLAREYKRALEGKPSPPCPMDDCTVCGVCR
- a CDS encoding cytochrome c3 family protein; translation: MSPQKELKLAYGLAIVLLIVGVIGYAAAPAKTPDKPIRIMYKTVAGKVLFDHKTHIAESGYSLACKDCHHHPEGSEDEGEEAEIQPCNYCHQALAEGETFPKTCLDCHEAEELEDTEISNRPDAFHSQCEKCHKESGAGPEENRCSWCHVS